GCGCTTTCATTGCCGCAAAGTACTGCATTGAAGCCAAAAAATAAAGGGGTCTCGCGCAACGCGAGACCCCTGTAATCGTTAAAGCCATCTTACGGCTGATATACGTCAAAACCGTCTTTTATATTCTCTTCGACTATTGACCGCGAGGAGGCAATCTGCGCCTCATTGGGGTCTATATAACCGCCCTCGCCGTCGCTGAACCAATTACGGTGGTCAAAGCGGAAGACCAAGTGATAGGCGCTCCCGGCTACGTATGTTACCGGGTCGAACTGATGCTGCTGCTCTTCATCAAGCTCGCTGGTGAATACGAAAGTGTTGTCAGGGTCGCCATTGAGATACCCCTCAATACGGATACTCAAATCCTGCATCTCCGGATTGGCGTTGTACACGGAAGAATCGGCGACTTCTAGTTTCTCTATACGGAAGAGAGAGCGGTCGTAGGTTCCCGGCTGCAGCGGGACTATGCCGACATCATGAAAATTGCCATTCAAGTCAAGATTGACAATGAGCGGCTCATGTTCCGGCGTCCGGAAATTGAACGGATTTCCGCTGCCCTCCAATTGAATGCGACCGATTACTATCCTGGCTTCGGTCACTTTTACCTGCTCCACGGCGCTCGCTTTGTACAGCGGGTCAAGTGGGGCGGTATCCTGAAATGAGACCATAAGAAAGTTGCTTCCGTCGCCGGTGAGCGATGATTCCGAGCACCCCCCCAGAAGCGCCAAACCTGCTATTGCCAGACCGATCCAGCGAATTGACTGTTTCATTCCTTCTCCTTTCCCTGATTTCGAATCTGCATCTGATTGAGTCTTTTCAACTCGATTTATTCTCATTATCGGGAACTGGATTGCTCCACTTTATTCTGAATTTTCCCTTCTGATTTCGTCTGGTCTTTTTCTTGTATCCGGAAGCCTATGTCCATCAATATATTGTATACCTTCCGGCGAAATTGTTCATATCTGGTAATAGCGCAAGAAGTGACCATAAAAAAGAAAAAATATCTTGACAACTGCACAAATGTGCAGTATTTTGCTTTTGCGTCGATAATAATCCAAGAAGGAGATTAAAATGCTGAAGTTTGAGAAGAGCGATTTTTCTTTTTTCCCGGAATCAGATATCCCGATGGCTCTCGTTTCGAGCGAAAGGTCGGCGCCAGGCGTCGCTGCTCCCCATTGTCCCGACTGCGGAATAGCGCTGGTCCGCTTTGGAACCTGCTTTTCCTGCCCGCTCTGCGGCTTGGGAAGTTGCGAGTGAAGGCGACTTTATGCCGGCTTCGACGGAAGGAGATAGATGATGCGTCTGCGCGAGTTGCTCAAATATAATATACCGGAGCTTCTCCTCGATGCCTGGGCTAAGCGGCAGGGGGAATATCTTCTGCCGCTTCAGGAGAAGGCTATCCGCGGGGGACTGCTGGAGAGCGCTCCCGGCGCGGTGCTGCCTCATCTGTTGATATCGGCTCCGACCTCCTCCGGCAAATCGTTCTGCGGCGAAATCGCGGCTATCGCGGCGCTTCTTCGCCGCCGCAAAGCGGTCATGCTTTTCCCCCTCAAATCGATTGCTGAAGAAAAATATCATCACTTCCGCGCCTGCTATCAGCAACTCGGCATAAGAATTCTGATTGTTACGGCTGACCATCCTGAGAATGATGCCCCCTTCCAGTTCGGAGATTTCGACCTCGCTTTAGCCATCTATGAAAAATTCAATCGCCTGTTGACCGCCCAGCTCGATATTCTTCAACAACTCGGCCTGATTGTCGTTGATGAAATCCAGATGCTGGGGGACCCCGAGCGGGGACCGGAGCTGGAGATGGCTCTTGCCAAGGTCATCGCATCCGGTTATACCCCCCGGTTGGTGGCGCTTTCAGCTGTCCTTGACGACGAAACTGCCCTGGCACGCTGGCTGAACTGCCGTCTTATCAAAGAATCGACTCGCCCCGTTGACCTTCTGCAGGGAATCGCCGTTGGCGGAAATTTCCATTACCGCAGTTTCAACACCGGCATCGAAGGGGATGAAGCTTTCCCGCTGCAATCCGACCGCGAGGGCTTGACCGCGAGTCTTCTTGATTTCCTTCGTGATGACCCCCGCCGCAAGCTGGTTTTTCTCAAGTCGCGGCGGGATACTATTAATGCCGCTTTCAAACTGGCCGCGGCGGCCAACTGGGGTGAAGCCAGAGCGACTCTGGCGCAGGTTGAGGAAGAGGAGCCGAGTTTTCTGATACGGGCTCTCCGGCAGACTCTATCGCGCGGCGTTGCTTTTCATAACGCCGACCTCACTCCGGCGCAGCGCAAGGCGGTCGAGCAGGGGTATCTCAGCGGCGAAATCAGAGTTATTTTTTCCACCACCACCCTGGCGATGGGGGTCAATCTTCCGGCCGAGATGGTTCTTCTGGAGACTATGAAATACCGCTCCGGCGATTTTGGCGGCCGCCCGTTGCTGGTTCCGATAACCGCTTCGGAATTCCGCAATATCACCGGGCGCGCCGGACGGTTCGGTCTTGCCGAGGGGGAGAAGCCGGGAAGAGCCGTTATCCTGGCTGATTCCGAATTTGAGCAGGAGGTGCTCTGGTCGAATTATATCGAGACCGGCGCCCGGGAGGCTCTTCGCTCGCGGTTGTCGGCATATCCGGTCGAAGATATTCTTCTTGACCTCATCGCTTCCGGGCTGGGAGTTGACCCGCTCTCTCGGCAGCGCGCTCTCGGCGCTCTCTTCGGCGCCCAGCAGGGCGCCGTCATTGATGACGTCTCCTGTGAGACAGCGTGTCAGCGGCTTCTGAAAGAAAAACTGCTTGATACCTCCGGGGCTGTTACCCCGCTGGGACGAGCCGTGGCGGAGAAAGGGCTGACCTTCTCCGGTTACTGCCACTACCGGCAACTTCTCGCCCGGCGCGTTCCGCAGACCCTGGTCGGCTGGCTCGCTCTGGCGCTTTCCGCCCCTGATTTTGATATCGCCGCCGCCGGGCTCAGTCGCTTCGAATATCGCCAGCGGCTCTATGAATCGGTCCTGCATCAGCAGTTCCACGATTATATCGCGGATATGGTAATTCTCCCGGAGGAAAATGCCGGCGGCATCGATTATCACACCGCCGCTGTCCTGAAAGCCACCTTTCTTCTGAGCGAATGGGCGCGGGAGATACCGGTG
This portion of the Candidatus Zixiibacteriota bacterium genome encodes:
- a CDS encoding DEAD/DEAH box helicase; its protein translation is MMRLRELLKYNIPELLLDAWAKRQGEYLLPLQEKAIRGGLLESAPGAVLPHLLISAPTSSGKSFCGEIAAIAALLRRRKAVMLFPLKSIAEEKYHHFRACYQQLGIRILIVTADHPENDAPFQFGDFDLALAIYEKFNRLLTAQLDILQQLGLIVVDEIQMLGDPERGPELEMALAKVIASGYTPRLVALSAVLDDETALARWLNCRLIKESTRPVDLLQGIAVGGNFHYRSFNTGIEGDEAFPLQSDREGLTASLLDFLRDDPRRKLVFLKSRRDTINAAFKLAAAANWGEARATLAQVEEEEPSFLIRALRQTLSRGVAFHNADLTPAQRKAVEQGYLSGEIRVIFSTTTLAMGVNLPAEMVLLETMKYRSGDFGGRPLLVPITASEFRNITGRAGRFGLAEGEKPGRAVILADSEFEQEVLWSNYIETGAREALRSRLSAYPVEDILLDLIASGLGVDPLSRQRALGALFGAQQGAVIDDVSCETACQRLLKEKLLDTSGAVTPLGRAVAEKGLTFSGYCHYRQLLARRVPQTLVGWLALALSAPDFDIAAAGLSRFEYRQRLYESVLHQQFHDYIADMVILPEENAGGIDYHTAAVLKATFLLSEWAREIPVERLEPRYQLHHGQIIHLAETASWLLITLAAILHAENADSPLPQRLEEDAFSVQFGILPDRRDLHYRFGDILTRADFSLLRQNNIARPDDLRQLPPEQLAPLIKPESKRDKIIERLQSLIEEDNMGRITPLNSVAGYHPAAAFGAAGFRPALLELDGSYQGERYLVRIDGFPIRLTGKSFKYLVKLAYARLSPAAGGEGWAYKDDIEVGFNQARYLYRLKQEINAGAGGNHPWQIFENNRLGYYRLDIEPARISLNLENLKSHPDYELRHIAEELTLKKVS